The following are encoded in a window of Ranitomeya variabilis isolate aRanVar5 chromosome 6, aRanVar5.hap1, whole genome shotgun sequence genomic DNA:
- the LOC143781772 gene encoding microtubule-associated serine/threonine-protein kinase 4-like isoform X7: MSGISSDKREVLALLQGILTTYAVDIVLPLPDGVLSFTYRLVMVLVSDCLTKYHRGRISSEYLEHLQMNIRTLVQQAEERSQSGDLAFFKQLAQKFLDVLEYIARSLKHLETPDGDSKKGQQRNIADPNTSEPGLKTDLIEETTEPATADGGIPEIPEIPESASAVIRSLNPMRKPSKSDYTQIKEISSGSYGAVHLVRHKDTNKVFAMKKQARSELDHPFYLEMAYLERDIAIFSDCPFVVSTFCSFPTKHHLCMVMDFEAGGDCERLIKSYGPFPLALARIYIAETVLAVEYLHSYGVVHRDLKPLNLILSSTGHIKVTDFGLSRLGLMRPTSDIYKAPTKDITREFHDDGITGTYQYVAPEVILQEGYGRPIDWWAIGIILYKFLTGQVPFNGRCKKDIFKSIIKDDITSKIQNSTDYPDAQDFMTQLLRKDPTHRLGTGGANKIKSHPFLSGLNFENLQNQYILYRPTLESEEDTRYFDTGFWRPKHMDSDEGDTSEVSDWPESLNYVSSSERLSKVYATNTRMMSNEDHEPSPDCSLETSTKHSDVQKESSPTRNDGDNQCFTTENKTPSPILSVEMKNKSVLNLGEEQDPEIVPETEPIRVETKNTSAIKLGEDQDPEIVAETEPSRVETKNKSVLNLGEEQDPEIVPETEPSRVETKNTSALKLGEDQDPEIVAETEPSRVETKNKSVLNLGEEQDPEIVPETEPSRVETKNASALKLAEDQDPERVAETEPSRVETKNTSAIKLGEDQDPEIVPETEPCRVETKNKSVLNLGEEQNPEIVAETEASRVETKNTSAIKLGEDQDPEIVPETEPCRVETKNISALKLGEQDPEIVAETEPSRVETKNTSALKLGEDQDPEIVAETEPSRVETKNISALKLGEQDPEIVAEAEPSRVEKKNKSAIKLVEEQNAKIKEEREPRRRSIFRRIISSCRRGLSRAARSIRKRCIFPICC; encoded by the exons ATGTCTGGAATTTCTTCAGATAAACGTGAGGTGTTGGCACTACTCCAGGGGATTCTTACCACCTATGCCGTTGACATTGTGCTACCACTACCCGATGGCGTCCTCAGCTTCACTTACCGGCTGGTTATGGTGCTAGTGAGCGACTGCCTGACCAAATACCACCGAGGTCGTATAAGCTCAGAATATCTTGAGCATTTACAGATGAACATCAGGACATTAGTACAACAG GCAGAAGAAAGATCCCAGAGTGGAGATCTGGCCTTTTTTAAACAACTGGCCCAAAAGTTCCTGGATGTACTAGAGTATATAGCCCGCTCACTGAAGCATTTG GAAACACCGGACGGTGACTCCAAAAAGGGGCAACAACGAAATATCGCTGACCCCAATACCAGTGAGCCAGGGCTAAAAACTGATCTGATTGAAG AGACAACTGAGCCGGCAACTGCTGACGGTGGAATACCTGAGATACCAGAGATCCCCGAATCTGCCAGT GCCGTGATCAGATCATTGAACCCTATGAGAAAACCAAGTAAGAGCGACTATACCCAGATCAAAGAGATCAGCAGTGGATCTTATGG GGCCGTCCACTTAGTGCGTCATAAAGACACAAACAAGGTATTCGCCATGAAGAAACAAGCCAGGAGCGAACTGGATCATCCATTCTATCTTGAAATGGCCTATCTGGAAAGGGATATCGCAATATTCTCCGATTGTCCCTTTGTTGTCTCCACGTTTTGTTCCTTCCCAACTAAACACCATCTGTGTATGGTCATGGACTTTGAAGCAG GAGGAGACTGTGAAAGGCTCATAAAGTCTTATGGTCCTTTTCCCCTCGCCTTGGCACGCATCTACATTGCAGAAACGGttcttgctgtggaatatctgCACAGCTATGGTGTGGTTCATCGAGACCTGAAGCCTTTAAA CCTCATTCTATCATCAACTGGACATATCAAAGTCACCGATTTTGGGCTTTCAAGACTCGGACTCATGAGACCAACATCAGACATTTACAAGGCTCCAACTAAAGACATCACCAGAGAGTTCCATGATGATGGG ATAACTGGCACCTATCAATATGTAGCCCCAGAAGTCATCTTACAGGAGGGCTATGGAAGACCCATTGACTGGTGGGCAATAGGGATCATCTTATATAAATTTCTAACCGGCCAAGTGCCATTTAATGGAAGATGCAAAAAAGATATTTTCAAGAGCATCATCAAGG ATGACATCACTTCGAAAATTCAAAATTCCACTGATTATCCTGATGCTCAAGACTTCATGACTCAGCTGCTCAGAAAAGATCCAACACATAGACTCGGGACAG GAGGAGCAAATAAGATCAAGAGTCATCCATTCCTGAGTGGGTTAAATTTTGAGAACCTTCAAAATCAGTATATACTGTATCGTCCAACTCTTGAGTCAGAGGAGGACACCCGCTACTTTGACA CTGGCTTTTGGCGACCCAAACATATGGATTCAGATGAGGGTGACACAAGTGAAGTCAGTGATTGGCCAGAAAGCTTAAACTATGTATCATCTTCTGAAAGACTTTCTAAG GTATATGCAACCAATACCAGGATGATGAGCAATGAAGATCACGAGCCATCTCCAGATTGTTCTTTAGAGACCAGCACAAAACACTCAGACGT GCAGAAAGAATCTTCTCCTACTAGAAATGACGGTGATAATCAGTGTTTCACTACTGAAAACAAGACACCCTCTCCGATATTGTCAG TTGAGATGAAAAATAAATCTGTATTGAACCTGGGAGAAGAGCAAGATCCAGAAATAGTCCCAGAGACTGAACCTATCAGGG TTGAGACAAAAAATACATCTGCAATAAAACTGGGTGAAGATCAAGACCCAGAAATAGTCGCAGAGACAGAACCTAGCAGAG TTGAGACAAAAAATAAATCTGTATTGAACCTGGGAGAAGAGCAAGACCCAGAAATAGTCCCAGAGACTGAACCTAGCAGAG TTGAGACAAAAAATACATCTGCATTAAAACTGGGTGAAGATCAAGACCCAGAAATAGTCGCAGAGACAGAACCTAGCAGAG TTGAGACAAAAAATAAATCTGTATTGAACCTGGGAGAAGAGCAAGACCCAGAAATAGTCCCAGAGACTGAACCTAGCAGAG TTGAGACAAAAAATGCATCTGCATTAAAACTGGCAGAAGATCAAGACCCAGAAAGAGTCGCGGAGACTGAACCTAGCAGAG TTGAGACAAAAAATACATCTGCAATAAAATTGGGAGAAGATCAAGACCCAGAAATAGTCCCAGAGACTGAACCTTGCAGAG TTGAGACAAAAAATAAATCTGTATTGAACCTGGGAGAAGAGCAAAACCCAGAAATAGTCGCAGAGACAGAAGCTAGCAGAG TTGAGACAAAAAATACATCTGCAATAAAACTGGGAGAAGATCAAGACCCAGAAATAGTCCCAGAGACTGAACCTTGCAGAG TTGAGACAAAAAATATATCTGCATTAAAACTGGGAGAGCAAGACCCAGAAATAGTAGCAGAGACAGAACCTAGCAGAG TTGAGACAAAAAATACATCTGCATTAAAACTGGGTGAAGATCAAGACCCAGAAATAGTAGCAGAGACAGAACCTAGCAGAG TTGAGACAAAAAATATATCTGCATTAAAACTGGGAGAGCAAGACCCAGAAATAGTAGCAGAGGCAGAACCCAGCAGAG TTGAGAAGAAAAATAAGTCTGCAATAAAACTGGTAGAAGAGCAAAATGCCAAAATAAAAGAAGAGCGAGAACCTAGAAGAC GTTCCATCTTCCGCCGGATTATATCATCCTGCCGGCGTGGATTATCTAGGGCTGCTCGCAGCATCAGAAAAAGATGCATTTTTCCAATCTGTTGTTAG
- the LOC143781772 gene encoding uncharacterized protein LOC143781772 isoform X2, which produces MFRISSEKREVLALFKEIRTTYALDSVLPLPDGVLSFTYRLVMKLVSDCLTKYQRGRISSEYLEHLQMNIRTLVQQAEERSQSGDLAFFKQLAQKFLDVLEYIARSLKHLETPDGDSKKGQQRNIADPNTSEPGLKTDLIEETTEPATADGGIPEIPEIPESASAVIRSLNPMRKPSKSDYTQIKEISSGSYGAVHLVRHKDTNKVFAMKKQARSELDHPFYLEMAYLERDIAIFSDCPFVVSTFCSFPTKHHLCMVMDFEAGGDCERLIKSYGPFPLALARIYIAETVLAVEYLHSYGVVHRDLKPLNLILSSTGHIKVTDFGLSRLGLMRPTSDIYKAPTKDITREFHDDGITGTYQYVAPEVILQEGYGRPIDWWAIGIILYKFLTGQVPFNGRCKKDIFKSIIKDDITSKIQNSTDYPDAQDFMTQLLRKDPTHRLGTGGANKIKSHPFLSGLNFENLQNQYILYRPTLESEEDTRYFDTGFWRPKHMDSDEGDTSEVSDWPESLNYVSSSERLSKVYATNTRMMSNEDHEPSPDCSLETSTKHSDVQKESSPTRNDGDNQCFTTENKTPSPILSVEMKNKSVLNLGEEQDPEIVPETEPIRVETKNTSAIKLGEDQDPEIVAETEPSRVETKNKSVLNLGEEQDPEIVPETEPSRVETKNASALKLAEDQDPERVAETEPSRVETKNTSAIKLGEDQDPEIVPETEPCRVETKNKSVLNLGEEQNPEIVAETEASRVETKNTSAIKLGEDQDPEIVPETEPCRVETKNISALKLGEQDPEIVAETEPSRVETKNTSALKLGEDQDPEIVAETEPSRVETKNKSVLNLGEEQDPEIVPETEPSRVETKNASALKLAEDQDPERVAETEPSRVETKNTSAIKLGEDQDPEIVPETEPCRVETKNKSVLNLGEEQNPEIVAETEASRVETKNTSAIKLGEDQDPEIVPETEPCRVETKNISALKLGEQDPEIVAETEPSRVETKNTSALKLGEDQDPEIVAETEPSRVETKNISALKLGEQDPEIVAEAEPSRVEKKNKSAIKLVEEQNAKIKEEREPRRRSIFRRIISSCRRGLSRAARSIRKRCIFPICC; this is translated from the exons GCAGAAGAAAGATCCCAGAGTGGAGATCTGGCCTTTTTTAAACAACTGGCCCAAAAGTTCCTGGATGTACTAGAGTATATAGCCCGCTCACTGAAGCATTTG GAAACACCGGACGGTGACTCCAAAAAGGGGCAACAACGAAATATCGCTGACCCCAATACCAGTGAGCCAGGGCTAAAAACTGATCTGATTGAAG AGACAACTGAGCCGGCAACTGCTGACGGTGGAATACCTGAGATACCAGAGATCCCCGAATCTGCCAGT GCCGTGATCAGATCATTGAACCCTATGAGAAAACCAAGTAAGAGCGACTATACCCAGATCAAAGAGATCAGCAGTGGATCTTATGG GGCCGTCCACTTAGTGCGTCATAAAGACACAAACAAGGTATTCGCCATGAAGAAACAAGCCAGGAGCGAACTGGATCATCCATTCTATCTTGAAATGGCCTATCTGGAAAGGGATATCGCAATATTCTCCGATTGTCCCTTTGTTGTCTCCACGTTTTGTTCCTTCCCAACTAAACACCATCTGTGTATGGTCATGGACTTTGAAGCAG GAGGAGACTGTGAAAGGCTCATAAAGTCTTATGGTCCTTTTCCCCTCGCCTTGGCACGCATCTACATTGCAGAAACGGttcttgctgtggaatatctgCACAGCTATGGTGTGGTTCATCGAGACCTGAAGCCTTTAAA CCTCATTCTATCATCAACTGGACATATCAAAGTCACCGATTTTGGGCTTTCAAGACTCGGACTCATGAGACCAACATCAGACATTTACAAGGCTCCAACTAAAGACATCACCAGAGAGTTCCATGATGATGGG ATAACTGGCACCTATCAATATGTAGCCCCAGAAGTCATCTTACAGGAGGGCTATGGAAGACCCATTGACTGGTGGGCAATAGGGATCATCTTATATAAATTTCTAACCGGCCAAGTGCCATTTAATGGAAGATGCAAAAAAGATATTTTCAAGAGCATCATCAAGG ATGACATCACTTCGAAAATTCAAAATTCCACTGATTATCCTGATGCTCAAGACTTCATGACTCAGCTGCTCAGAAAAGATCCAACACATAGACTCGGGACAG GAGGAGCAAATAAGATCAAGAGTCATCCATTCCTGAGTGGGTTAAATTTTGAGAACCTTCAAAATCAGTATATACTGTATCGTCCAACTCTTGAGTCAGAGGAGGACACCCGCTACTTTGACA CTGGCTTTTGGCGACCCAAACATATGGATTCAGATGAGGGTGACACAAGTGAAGTCAGTGATTGGCCAGAAAGCTTAAACTATGTATCATCTTCTGAAAGACTTTCTAAG GTATATGCAACCAATACCAGGATGATGAGCAATGAAGATCACGAGCCATCTCCAGATTGTTCTTTAGAGACCAGCACAAAACACTCAGACGT GCAGAAAGAATCTTCTCCTACTAGAAATGACGGTGATAATCAGTGTTTCACTACTGAAAACAAGACACCCTCTCCGATATTGTCAG TTGAGATGAAAAATAAATCTGTATTGAACCTGGGAGAAGAGCAAGATCCAGAAATAGTCCCAGAGACTGAACCTATCAGGG TTGAGACAAAAAATACATCTGCAATAAAACTGGGTGAAGATCAAGACCCAGAAATAGTCGCAGAGACAGAACCTAGCAGAG TTGAGACAAAAAATAAATCTGTATTGAACCTGGGAGAAGAGCAAGACCCAGAAATAGTCCCAGAGACTGAACCTAGCAGAG TTGAGACAAAAAATGCATCTGCATTAAAACTGGCAGAAGATCAAGACCCAGAAAGAGTCGCGGAGACTGAACCTAGCAGAG TTGAGACAAAAAATACATCTGCAATAAAATTGGGAGAAGATCAAGACCCAGAAATAGTCCCAGAGACTGAACCTTGCAGAG TTGAGACAAAAAATAAATCTGTATTGAACCTGGGAGAAGAGCAAAACCCAGAAATAGTCGCAGAGACAGAAGCTAGCAGAG TTGAGACAAAAAATACATCTGCAATAAAACTGGGAGAAGATCAAGACCCAGAAATAGTCCCAGAGACTGAACCTTGCAGAG TTGAGACAAAAAATATATCTGCATTAAAACTGGGAGAGCAAGACCCAGAAATAGTAGCAGAGACAGAACCTAGCAGAG TTGAGACAAAAAATACATCTGCATTAAAACTGGGTGAAGATCAAGACCCAGAAATAGTCGCAGAGACAGAACCTAGCAGAG TTGAGACAAAAAATAAATCTGTATTGAACCTGGGAGAAGAGCAAGACCCAGAAATAGTCCCAGAGACTGAACCTAGCAGAG TTGAGACAAAAAATGCATCTGCATTAAAACTGGCAGAAGATCAAGACCCAGAAAGAGTCGCGGAGACTGAACCTAGCAGAG TTGAGACAAAAAATACATCTGCAATAAAATTGGGAGAAGATCAAGACCCAGAAATAGTCCCAGAGACTGAACCTTGCAGAG TTGAGACAAAAAATAAATCTGTATTGAACCTGGGAGAAGAGCAAAACCCAGAAATAGTCGCAGAGACAGAAGCTAGCAGAG TTGAGACAAAAAATACATCTGCAATAAAACTGGGAGAAGATCAAGACCCAGAAATAGTCCCAGAGACTGAACCTTGCAGAG TTGAGACAAAAAATATATCTGCATTAAAACTGGGAGAGCAAGACCCAGAAATAGTAGCAGAGACAGAACCTAGCAGAG TTGAGACAAAAAATACATCTGCATTAAAACTGGGTGAAGATCAAGACCCAGAAATAGTAGCAGAGACAGAACCTAGCAGAG TTGAGACAAAAAATATATCTGCATTAAAACTGGGAGAGCAAGACCCAGAAATAGTAGCAGAGGCAGAACCCAGCAGAG TTGAGAAGAAAAATAAGTCTGCAATAAAACTGGTAGAAGAGCAAAATGCCAAAATAAAAGAAGAGCGAGAACCTAGAAGAC GTTCCATCTTCCGCCGGATTATATCATCCTGCCGGCGTGGATTATCTAGGGCTGCTCGCAGCATCAGAAAAAGATGCATTTTTCCAATCTGTTGTTAG
- the LOC143781772 gene encoding microtubule-associated serine/threonine-protein kinase 4-like isoform X9 encodes MSGISSDKREVLALLQGILTTYAVDIVLPLPDGVLSFTYRLVMVLVSDCLTKYHRGRISSEYLEHLQMNIRTLVQQAEERSQSGDLAFFKQLAQKFLDVLEYIARSLKHLETPDGDSKKGQQRNIADPNTSEPGLKTDLIEETTEPATADGGIPEIPEIPESASAVIRSLNPMRKPSKSDYTQIKEISSGSYGAVHLVRHKDTNKVFAMKKQARSELDHPFYLEMAYLERDIAIFSDCPFVVSTFCSFPTKHHLCMVMDFEAGGDCERLIKSYGPFPLALARIYIAETVLAVEYLHSYGVVHRDLKPLNLILSSTGHIKVTDFGLSRLGLMRPTSDIYKAPTKDITREFHDDGITGTYQYVAPEVILQEGYGRPIDWWAIGIILYKFLTGQVPFNGRCKKDIFKSIIKDDITSKIQNSTDYPDAQDFMTQLLRKDPTHRLGTGGANKIKSHPFLSGLNFENLQNQYILYRPTLESEEDTRYFDTGFWRPKHMDSDEGDTSEVSDWPESLNYVSSSERLSKVYATNTRMMSNEDHEPSPDCSLETSTKHSDVQKESSPTRNDGDNQCFTTENKTPSPILSVEMKNKSVLNLGEEQDPEIVPETEPIRVETKNTSAIKLGEDQDPEIVAETEPSRVETKNISALKLGEQDPEIVAETEPSRVETKNTSALKLGEDQDPEIVAETEPSRVETKNKSVLNLGEEQDPEIVPETEPSRVETKNASALKLAEDQDPERVAETEPSRVETKNTSAIKLGEDQDPEIVPETEPCRVETKNKSVLNLGEEQNPEIVAETEASRVETKNTSAIKLGEDQDPEIVPETEPCRVETKNISALKLGEQDPEIVAETEPSRVETKNTSALKLGEDQDPEIVAETEPSRVETKNISALKLGEQDPEIVAEAEPSRVEKKNKSAIKLVEEQNAKIKEEREPRRRSIFRRIISSCRRGLSRAARSIRKRCIFPICC; translated from the exons ATGTCTGGAATTTCTTCAGATAAACGTGAGGTGTTGGCACTACTCCAGGGGATTCTTACCACCTATGCCGTTGACATTGTGCTACCACTACCCGATGGCGTCCTCAGCTTCACTTACCGGCTGGTTATGGTGCTAGTGAGCGACTGCCTGACCAAATACCACCGAGGTCGTATAAGCTCAGAATATCTTGAGCATTTACAGATGAACATCAGGACATTAGTACAACAG GCAGAAGAAAGATCCCAGAGTGGAGATCTGGCCTTTTTTAAACAACTGGCCCAAAAGTTCCTGGATGTACTAGAGTATATAGCCCGCTCACTGAAGCATTTG GAAACACCGGACGGTGACTCCAAAAAGGGGCAACAACGAAATATCGCTGACCCCAATACCAGTGAGCCAGGGCTAAAAACTGATCTGATTGAAG AGACAACTGAGCCGGCAACTGCTGACGGTGGAATACCTGAGATACCAGAGATCCCCGAATCTGCCAGT GCCGTGATCAGATCATTGAACCCTATGAGAAAACCAAGTAAGAGCGACTATACCCAGATCAAAGAGATCAGCAGTGGATCTTATGG GGCCGTCCACTTAGTGCGTCATAAAGACACAAACAAGGTATTCGCCATGAAGAAACAAGCCAGGAGCGAACTGGATCATCCATTCTATCTTGAAATGGCCTATCTGGAAAGGGATATCGCAATATTCTCCGATTGTCCCTTTGTTGTCTCCACGTTTTGTTCCTTCCCAACTAAACACCATCTGTGTATGGTCATGGACTTTGAAGCAG GAGGAGACTGTGAAAGGCTCATAAAGTCTTATGGTCCTTTTCCCCTCGCCTTGGCACGCATCTACATTGCAGAAACGGttcttgctgtggaatatctgCACAGCTATGGTGTGGTTCATCGAGACCTGAAGCCTTTAAA CCTCATTCTATCATCAACTGGACATATCAAAGTCACCGATTTTGGGCTTTCAAGACTCGGACTCATGAGACCAACATCAGACATTTACAAGGCTCCAACTAAAGACATCACCAGAGAGTTCCATGATGATGGG ATAACTGGCACCTATCAATATGTAGCCCCAGAAGTCATCTTACAGGAGGGCTATGGAAGACCCATTGACTGGTGGGCAATAGGGATCATCTTATATAAATTTCTAACCGGCCAAGTGCCATTTAATGGAAGATGCAAAAAAGATATTTTCAAGAGCATCATCAAGG ATGACATCACTTCGAAAATTCAAAATTCCACTGATTATCCTGATGCTCAAGACTTCATGACTCAGCTGCTCAGAAAAGATCCAACACATAGACTCGGGACAG GAGGAGCAAATAAGATCAAGAGTCATCCATTCCTGAGTGGGTTAAATTTTGAGAACCTTCAAAATCAGTATATACTGTATCGTCCAACTCTTGAGTCAGAGGAGGACACCCGCTACTTTGACA CTGGCTTTTGGCGACCCAAACATATGGATTCAGATGAGGGTGACACAAGTGAAGTCAGTGATTGGCCAGAAAGCTTAAACTATGTATCATCTTCTGAAAGACTTTCTAAG GTATATGCAACCAATACCAGGATGATGAGCAATGAAGATCACGAGCCATCTCCAGATTGTTCTTTAGAGACCAGCACAAAACACTCAGACGT GCAGAAAGAATCTTCTCCTACTAGAAATGACGGTGATAATCAGTGTTTCACTACTGAAAACAAGACACCCTCTCCGATATTGTCAG TTGAGATGAAAAATAAATCTGTATTGAACCTGGGAGAAGAGCAAGATCCAGAAATAGTCCCAGAGACTGAACCTATCAGGG TTGAGACAAAAAATACATCTGCAATAAAACTGGGTGAAGATCAAGACCCAGAAATAGTCGCAGAGACAGAACCTAGCAGAG TTGAGACAAAAAATATATCTGCATTAAAACTGGGAGAGCAAGACCCAGAAATAGTAGCAGAGACAGAACCTAGCAGAG TTGAGACAAAAAATACATCTGCATTAAAACTGGGTGAAGATCAAGACCCAGAAATAGTCGCAGAGACAGAACCTAGCAGAG TTGAGACAAAAAATAAATCTGTATTGAACCTGGGAGAAGAGCAAGACCCAGAAATAGTCCCAGAGACTGAACCTAGCAGAG TTGAGACAAAAAATGCATCTGCATTAAAACTGGCAGAAGATCAAGACCCAGAAAGAGTCGCGGAGACTGAACCTAGCAGAG TTGAGACAAAAAATACATCTGCAATAAAATTGGGAGAAGATCAAGACCCAGAAATAGTCCCAGAGACTGAACCTTGCAGAG TTGAGACAAAAAATAAATCTGTATTGAACCTGGGAGAAGAGCAAAACCCAGAAATAGTCGCAGAGACAGAAGCTAGCAGAG TTGAGACAAAAAATACATCTGCAATAAAACTGGGAGAAGATCAAGACCCAGAAATAGTCCCAGAGACTGAACCTTGCAGAG TTGAGACAAAAAATATATCTGCATTAAAACTGGGAGAGCAAGACCCAGAAATAGTAGCAGAGACAGAACCTAGCAGAG TTGAGACAAAAAATACATCTGCATTAAAACTGGGTGAAGATCAAGACCCAGAAATAGTAGCAGAGACAGAACCTAGCAGAG TTGAGACAAAAAATATATCTGCATTAAAACTGGGAGAGCAAGACCCAGAAATAGTAGCAGAGGCAGAACCCAGCAGAG TTGAGAAGAAAAATAAGTCTGCAATAAAACTGGTAGAAGAGCAAAATGCCAAAATAAAAGAAGAGCGAGAACCTAGAAGAC GTTCCATCTTCCGCCGGATTATATCATCCTGCCGGCGTGGATTATCTAGGGCTGCTCGCAGCATCAGAAAAAGATGCATTTTTCCAATCTGTTGTTAG